One Misgurnus anguillicaudatus chromosome 20, ASM2758022v2, whole genome shotgun sequence DNA segment encodes these proteins:
- the LOC129455744 gene encoding CMP-N-acetylneuraminate-beta-galactosamide-alpha-2,3-sialyltransferase 1-like, whose product MNASKKKESPYIKGFFTTIVFGIFSLFMLIQHTEIIAEDSRLCACDRCVMDLKDDYWFFKRFNPTIQTMMNKNNRVLNEDVDSWWNSLQPYSSTQTYADLVDILFDLFPDEDHFVETSLDRCRTCAVVGNSGNLLKSHYGKLIDSHDFVLRINMGPTKGYEQDVGSKTTHRIIYPESAVDLDNLTHLVLVPFKTLDLHWLISAFTTKHIKNTYKRVRGTIDADIDRVMIVHPAFMKYVYDNWSEGRGRYPSTGFLTVILALHICDKVDVFGFGAKSNGRWHHYFDKTLIHFSKGMHSGNFENVTIHKLLLRNKIFMYKGL is encoded by the exons ATGAATGCTTCCAAAAAAAAGGAATCACCGTACATCAAAGGTTTTTTTACCACCATCGTTTTCGGCATTTTCTCTTTGTTTATGTTGATTCAACACACTGAGATCATTGCAGAAGACAGCCGTCTGTGTGCATGTGACAGGTGTGTGATGGATTTGAAGGATGACTACTGGTTTTTTAAACGATTCAATCCGACAATTCAAACTATGATGAACAAGAACAACCGTGTGTTAAATGAAGACGTCGACAGTTGGTGGAAT AGTCTACAACCCTATTCCTCAACGCAAACCTATGCAGATCTGGTGGACATATTGTTTGATCTCTTCCCAGATGAAGACCACTTTGTTGAGACGAGTTTAGATCGCTGCCGAACTTGCGCCGTGGTCGGAAACTCTGGAAATCTTCTAAAGTCCCATTATGGCAAACTGATAGATAGCCACGACTTTGTCTTAAG GATCAATATGGGGCCAACAAAAGGTTACGAGCAAGATGTGGGTTCAAAGACCACTCACAGGATTATTTACCCAGAGAGCGCTGTGGATTTGGACAACTTAACCCATCTGGTCCTTGTGCCTTTTAAGACCCTGGACCTACACTGGCTCATCAGTGCCTTCACCACTAAACACATTAAAAA CACTTACAAACGAGTGAGGGGTACAATAGATGCAGACATTGACAGG GTGATGATCGTCCATCCTGCATTTATGAAATATGTCTATGATAACTGGTCAGAGGGGCGTGGCAGATATCCATCAACTGGCTTCCTTACAGTAATACTGGCACTTCACATCTGTGATAAG GTTGATGTTTTCGGGTTTGGAGCTAAAAGCAATGGAAGATGGCAtcattattttgacaaaactttGATTCACTTTTCCAAAGGCATGCATAGTGGaaattttgaaaatgtaactATTCACAAGCTTCTGTTGAGGAACAAAATTTTTATGTATAAAGGGTTATAA